Part of the Bifidobacterium sp. ESL0775 genome is shown below.
CGTCCTTGCCTTTATATGCCGATTGGAAAATGATCTGGGAACCAAGAACGCCGGTGCCCAAAACGGTAAGATTCTGCATTGATTCTTCTTTCGTCATTGTCATCCCCGGATTGCAACGCAGCAAATCCTCGATGACTGATATATGTCGGAGCGACATCAACATTGCGGTGGCGCACCGAACTCGTACACCAACAATTCTACCCAAGATGTCGCCAATACCACCTTTGACTCGCCGTTTCAGCGAAATTTCGCCTCATTCCCATCCGACACAGCCATCTTTCGTCACGTCCATGCCGAATACAAAATGTGGCCGCCCCCACCAAGGGAGGCGGCCACATTCATTACGAAATTGCGTACGGTTTAAAGCATCGCGCCATAGCGTTCGGCCAACGTGTCGGCGGCTTTGTCAGCTGGAACCTTCACCGCGTTCTCGCCGTTGCGGTCACGCACCTCGATGGTGCCGTCGTTGAGGTAATCGCGGCCGACCACGGCGACCAGCGGCACGCCGAGCAGCTCGGCGTCTTTGAACTTGACGCCGGGCGAAACCTTCTTGCGGTCATCGTAGATGACCTCGAGGCCCTTGGTCTCAAGCTCTGCGATGAGCTTCTCCGCACCGTCGAACGCCTCGTTCTTCTTGCCGGTGGCAACCACGTGCACGGCGGCTGGCGCGACGTTGACCGGCCAGGCCAGGCCCTTCTCGTCGTGATGGGTCTCGGCGATGCAAGCCATGACGCGCGAGACGCCGATGCCGTAGCTACCCATCCACACCGGCACGGCCTTGCCATTCTGGTTCAAAACCTTGAGGCCAAGCGCCTCGGAATACTTGAGACCGAGCTGGAAGACCTGGCCGATCTCCACACCGCGCTCGAAGCTCAGCGGGCCAGAGCCGTCCGGGCTCATGTCGCCGTCACGAACCTCGGTCGCCTCAACAGTGCCATCGGCCTTGAAATCACGGCCGTATACCATGTCGAAAGCGTCCACGCCGTCCTTGTCGCCGCCGGTGACCCAAGCGGAGCCTTCGGCGATGTGGGCATCGACCAGATAACGCACCGGATCCTTGATAGCGGAGCCCTCGACGCGAGCCTGCGGACCCAAAACCGACGGCCCGATATAGCCCTTGACCAGTTCGGGATGAGCCTTCAGATCAGCCTCATTGGCCTCTTCAATCTCGGCGGGCGCAAACTGCGCCTCCAGACGCTTCATGTCAATCTGGCGGTCGCCGGGCAGTGCCACGACGACGACCTCGCGCCACGGCTTGCGGTGGTCCTCGTCCTCGTCGTCAGGCTCTCCGGGGTGCTTCACCGCGATGACGACGTTCTTGAGCATATCGGTCTGCGCCCATTGCCGGCCGTCCTCGCGCGGATACAGCGCGTTGCACTGGCTGACCATGTCGTCAATCGTCTTGGCGTCCGGCAGATCACGCAAGGTCATCGCCGGGGTCTTGGAGCAATCGATGGCCGGGACCTCGGGCGTCGTGAGCGCCTCAACGTTCCAGGCCTTGCCGCTGGGGGCCTTGGCGAAGGTGTCCTCGCCGATGGCCATCGGCGAAAGGAACTCCTGCGATTCGAAACCACCCATCGGGCCGGAAACCGCGTGCACCATGATGTAACCCAAATCAAGGCGCTTGAAGACGCGCTCGTAGGCGTCGCGCTCCTCGACATAGGCCTTCTTCAGCCCGTCCTCGTCAATGGTGAAGGAATAGCCGTCCTCCATGATGAACTCGCGGCCGCGCACAAGGCCGGCGCGCGGGCGGAACTCGTCGCGGTACTTGGTCTGGATCTGGTAGAGCGTAACGGGCAGATCCTTGTATGAGGAATACATGTCCTTCACCAGCAGGGTGAACATTTCCTCGTGTGTCGGCGCAAGCAGATAATCGGCCTCGTGGCGGTCCTTCAAGCGGAAGATGTTCTCGCCGTACTCCTCCCAACGATGCGTCGCCTCGTACGGTTCCTTCGGCAAGAGAGCCGGGAAATGGACTTCTTGGCCGCCGATGCCGTTCATTTCCTCGCGAACCACGGCCTCGATCTTGTTCAAGACGTTCAAACCGAGCGGCAGCCACGTCCAGATGCCGGGCGCGGCCTTGCGGATATAGCCGGCTCGCT
Proteins encoded:
- a CDS encoding proline--tRNA ligase gives rise to the protein MSTLFLRTLREDPADADVDSARLLQRAGYIRKAAPGIWTWLPLGLNVLNKIEAVVREEMNGIGGQEVHFPALLPKEPYEATHRWEEYGENIFRLKDRHEADYLLAPTHEEMFTLLVKDMYSSYKDLPVTLYQIQTKYRDEFRPRAGLVRGREFIMEDGYSFTIDEDGLKKAYVEERDAYERVFKRLDLGYIMVHAVSGPMGGFESQEFLSPMAIGEDTFAKAPSGKAWNVEALTTPEVPAIDCSKTPAMTLRDLPDAKTIDDMVSQCNALYPREDGRQWAQTDMLKNVVIAVKHPGEPDDEDEDHRKPWREVVVVALPGDRQIDMKRLEAQFAPAEIEEANEADLKAHPELVKGYIGPSVLGPQARVEGSAIKDPVRYLVDAHIAEGSAWVTGGDKDGVDAFDMVYGRDFKADGTVEATEVRDGDMSPDGSGPLSFERGVEIGQVFQLGLKYSEALGLKVLNQNGKAVPVWMGSYGIGVSRVMACIAETHHDEKGLAWPVNVAPAAVHVVATGKKNEAFDGAEKLIAELETKGLEVIYDDRKKVSPGVKFKDAELLGVPLVAVVGRDYLNDGTIEVRDRNGENAVKVPADKAADTLAERYGAML